A section of the Engraulis encrasicolus isolate BLACKSEA-1 chromosome 8, IST_EnEncr_1.0, whole genome shotgun sequence genome encodes:
- the mrpl44 gene encoding 39S ribosomal protein L44, mitochondrial — translation MASGLLATRGLLAFGFQYQHACRSVVITQTRHKKRWMRSYERIMAEKLKMEGPSPPKRRSEKPNWDYHAEVEAFGVRLQENFQLERLKTAFVNPCYVRTEQEKRGALGLDPEVAALNLKDNLELQTKGQAFIQGFLSDWVRASFPSLPAEGTAALVSHLMGPEVACHVARNLGVEDLTMSAEFPVPDEVLYSTFCAVVAALEESSGPQRAGLFLRDFLTAQLIGKDLFDVWSVVNPMGLLVEECTRRGLPLPEPRLLRSAGVSTVLPLYFVGLYCDKKLLAEGPGETLLAAEEEAARSALRKLYCYTESCRPLDFSPISPQTTSQATTTQQALSSG, via the exons ATGGCGTCGGGACTCCTTGCAACCCGTGGTCTGCTAGCGTTTGGATTTCAATATCAGCATGCCTGCCGTTCAGTTGTCATCACACAGACCCGACATAAAAAGCGGTGGATGAGGTCTTACGAAAGAATCATGGCAGAAAAGCTGAAGATGGAGGGACCATCGCCACCAAAGCGACG ATCGGAGAAGCCCAACTGGGACTACCATGCAGAGGTGGAAGCATTCGGAGTCCGTTTGCAGGAGAACTTCCAGCTGGAAAGGCTGAAGACGGCCTTTGTGAACCCCTGCTACGTGCGCACAGAGCAGGAGAAGCGCGGGGCCCTAGGCTTGGACCCTGAAGTCGCAGCCCTGAACCTAAAGGACAACCTGGAGCTCCAGACCAAAGGCCAGGCCTTCATCCAAGGTTTTCTGTCAGACTGGGTCCGGGCCAGTTTCCCCAGCCTGCCCGCTGAGGGGACGGCCGCCCTGGTGAGCCACCTCATGGGGCCGGAGGTGGCGTGTCACGTGGCACGGAACTTGGGCGTTGAAGACCTGACGATGAGCGCCGAGTTCCCCGTGCCGGATGAGGTTCTGTACAGCACGTTCTGTGCGGTGGTGGCTGCACTGGAGGAGAGCAGTGGCCCTCAGAGAGCAGGGCTGTTCCTCAGG GATTTCCTGACCGCACAGCTGATCGGCAAGGATCTGTTCGATGTGTGGTCGGTGGTGAACCCCATGGGTCTCCTGGTGGAGGAGTGCACCCGCAGGGGCCTTCCTCTACCCGAGCCTCGCCTGCTCCGCTCGGCCGGAGTCAGCACCGTCCTCCCCCTCTACTTTGTGGGCCTCTACTG TGATAAGAAGCTCCTGGCGGAGGGTCCTGGGGAGACGCTGCTGGCAGCAGAAGAGGAGGCGGCGCGCTCCGCTCTGAGGAAGCTCTACTGCTACACGGAGAGCTGCAGGCCGCTCGATTTCAGCCCAATCTCGCCGCAGACGACGTCCCAAGCCACCACCACTCAGCAGGCCCTCAGCAGCGGCTAG
- the LOC134453708 gene encoding U3 small nucleolar ribonucleoprotein protein IMP3-like codes for MVRKLKFHEQKLLKKVDFLNWEVDNNLQEVKILRKYHIERREDYTKYNKLSRNIRDLARKIRDLNEKDGFRAHSTALLLEKLYTTGLIPTKQNLSLVESVSASSFCRRRLPTVMVRLRMAQNLKTAITFIEQGHIRVGPEIVTDPAFLVNRSMEDFVTWVDSSKIKQHVMNYNDERDDFDLVV; via the exons ATGGTGCGAAAATTAAAATTCCACGAACAGAAACTCTTAAAAAAGGTAGATTTCCTTAACTGGGAAGTCGACAATAACTTACAGGAGGTCAAAATACTACGGAAATACCATATCGAAAGGAGAGAAGACTACACCAA GTACAACAAGTTAAGCCGCAACATTAGGGATCTGGCTCGTAAAATACGGGACCTGAACGAAAAGGATGGATTCAGAGCTCACAGTACAGCACTTCTGCTAGAAAAATT GTATACTACAGGATTAATCCCAACCAAACAAAACCTGTCCCTCGTTGAGAGTGTCAGTGCCTCGTCCTTCTGCAG GAGACGACTTCCGACAGTCATGGTCCGCTTACGTATGGCACAGAATCTGAAGACGGCAATTACCTTCATTGAACAAGGAC ACATCAGAGTTGGACCGGAAATAGTCACAGATCCTGCATTTCTTGTCAACAG GAGTATGGAGGACTTTGTAACATGGGTGGACTCATCTAAGATAAAACAACATGTCATGAATTACAATGATGAG AGGGATGACTTTGATCTTGTGGTGTAA